Proteins encoded by one window of Hafnia alvei:
- the bcsZ gene encoding cellulose synthase complex periplasmic endoglucanase BcsZ: MMFRFFTQSPCVGGRHEPRFSAVALCLLLLSFCTQAAASCDWPEWQQFKQHYISEQGRVIDTSSPKKITTSEGQSYGLFFALVANDRPTFENILQWTQNNLAQGDLSARLPAWLWGMKEKDKNGKQEWGVLDTNSASDSDLWIAYSLMEAGRLWKVRSYQSLGVLLLQRIAREEVAELPGFGEMLLPGRVGFAHSPVWTVNPSYLPPQLMARMAGFHGPWAALHKNNQRLLLESSPKGFVPDWIDWRKDKGWEPTPDKPNVSGYDAIRVYLWAGMMADNDPNKAALIKQWQPMAAMTAELGYPPEKVDVATGKASGYGNSGFSAALLPFLAGSDAQAVQRQRVQDNPLGDDAYYSYVLTLFGQGWDQQRFRFNLKGELLPHWDSSTCASTATSH, translated from the coding sequence ATGATGTTTAGGTTTTTCACTCAGTCCCCCTGCGTAGGGGGACGACATGAGCCGAGATTCAGCGCGGTTGCGCTGTGTCTGCTCCTGCTGAGTTTTTGCACTCAGGCTGCTGCTAGTTGTGATTGGCCAGAGTGGCAGCAGTTCAAACAGCACTATATTAGTGAACAAGGGCGGGTGATCGACACCAGCAGCCCGAAAAAAATTACGACCTCTGAAGGCCAAAGCTATGGCCTGTTCTTCGCTCTGGTCGCCAATGACCGACCTACGTTTGAAAATATTCTGCAATGGACGCAGAACAATTTAGCGCAGGGCGATCTGAGCGCTCGCTTACCCGCTTGGCTATGGGGTATGAAAGAGAAAGATAAAAACGGCAAGCAGGAATGGGGCGTTCTCGATACCAATTCGGCTTCGGATTCCGATCTGTGGATTGCCTATTCGCTGATGGAAGCGGGCCGTTTATGGAAAGTGCGCAGCTATCAATCTCTAGGCGTTTTGCTGCTTCAGCGCATCGCGCGTGAGGAAGTGGCTGAGTTGCCAGGGTTTGGTGAAATGTTGTTGCCAGGGCGCGTCGGTTTTGCGCATTCGCCGGTATGGACCGTTAACCCAAGCTATTTACCGCCGCAGCTGATGGCTCGCATGGCCGGTTTCCATGGCCCTTGGGCTGCGCTGCATAAAAATAATCAGCGTCTGTTGTTGGAGAGTTCACCGAAAGGATTTGTGCCAGACTGGATAGACTGGCGCAAAGACAAAGGCTGGGAACCCACGCCGGATAAGCCTAACGTCAGCGGTTATGACGCGATCCGTGTTTATCTGTGGGCGGGCATGATGGCTGATAACGATCCTAACAAAGCCGCGTTGATTAAGCAGTGGCAGCCGATGGCGGCGATGACCGCCGAGCTTGGATATCCACCAGAAAAAGTCGATGTTGCGACGGGCAAAGCGTCAGGATATGGCAATTCAGGTTTTTCAGCGGCGTTGCTGCCGTTCCTTGCCGGTTCTGATGCGCAAGCGGTTCAGCGCCAACGGGTACAAGATAATCCGCTGGGCGATGATGCTTATTACAGCTACGTATTAACGCTCTTTGGTCAAGGATGGGACCAACAACGTTTTCGTTTTAATTTAAAAGGTGAGCTTTTACCTCACTGGGACAGCAGCACATGCGCAAGTACCGCAACCTCTCATTAA